From Laspinema palackyanum D2c:
GCAATAATAAACTGCGTCAAGCCCCTGATGTGATGGTGGCGATGGGACGACCTAAAGGCGATCGCGGGTCTTATAAGCAATGGGAAGAAGCAGACATCCCTCCCCAAGTCGTGTTTGAAATTCTTTCCCCCGGAAATCGCCTCAAGGAGATGGCCAAGAAACAAGAGTTTTATGACCTCTATGGGGTGGCAGAATATTATGTTTTCGACCCCGATCGCCTGGATTTCAATGGGTGGTTACGCAATCAAGCCGGTTCCCTGAAAGTAATTGAACAGCCCGAAAATTGGACCAGTCCCCGTTTAGGGATTCGCTTTGAACTCCAGGATGAACAGTTTACCATCTACCGTCCCGATGGTGAGCGATTTCTCACCTCTACCGAGTTAGCCAAACAAGCCGAACAACAACGCCAGGAGGCTGAACAACAACGCCAGGAGGCTGAACAACAACGCCAGGAGGCGGAACAACAACGTCAGAGGGCGGAGTCAGCAGAAGCACGTCTTCGGGAATTGGAGGCGCGTTTACGGGAACTAGAGGGCGATCGGCATCCTGAAGGGTAAGATCATTTGACTCTGGACAGTGGAACAGTTTCGCCCCTCTGAACCTGGTTGACTGACAAAAGTTAAGAATGAGGGCTGAAAGCTTTACATTCAGGGATTTTTAGCCTGGGGCTTGAAAAG
This genomic window contains:
- a CDS encoding Uma2 family endonuclease → MVTTPQTPKVIYPDCDGNPMSDNTRQFRWIVVIKENLEILFDNDPNVFVAGDLLWYPIEGNNKLRQAPDVMVAMGRPKGDRGSYKQWEEADIPPQVVFEILSPGNRLKEMAKKQEFYDLYGVAEYYVFDPDRLDFNGWLRNQAGSLKVIEQPENWTSPRLGIRFELQDEQFTIYRPDGERFLTSTELAKQAEQQRQEAEQQRQEAEQQRQEAEQQRQRAESAEARLRELEARLRELEGDRHPEG